ATGCGCGGGCCACCTCGTGGAGATCCCGTTGCCGTACGTCGATTCTGGCGTGGGTTCGAGTCCTGGATTGGTTCATTCGTGACGAAGGTTCGGTATTCATGCATCCCTCATAAAACGTGGTGTTGTTCTCCCACTCTTATTGAAGTAATGCAATTTAGGTTGTATAGATGTCACTGTACTCTTCGCGGTTCTTCAATGAGGGCCGTCGAAACGGCTGTCTCGAAGCCTACGTGTTGCTACGGGACCAACCGTCTTAACGATTTTCAGACCAAACTGATAGTAAACTCGAGCGTCGTATTTGCTGGCAAATCGCCCGGTACGCTCTTTCAGGGAGGTGCGAATGTGATTGGCCGAACATGTTCTATCCGTTGACTGTACTAGTATCGAATTTGTCACAGTATCCAGAAAGATTACGTGCGTTCAGTGCGCGCTCTCGCGTGTATGATCGAACCACTGACATCCGGATCGGCGGTCCTCCTCGTGCTGGCGGCGATTGCACTGCTGGCGGTCGTGATCGTCGCGATCCGAATCGCGATCAAACTCGCTATCCGCGTCGGAATCGTCGCTGCGATCGTGCTCACCGGACTGTACACCGTCGGTGTTATCGGCTGACGCGACTGTCACTTCGAACGAACCGACGCTGAACCGCGTAGAACGGAGGGCCTCGCTGGCTCCATTCGGCACGCAGTGGTCACTCGCCGTCTCGGTCACAGCAGGCAGAAGGTATAGTCGTCGAGCGGGAACGCGATTACCGACCGAACGCGAACTACTCCGTCTACACCGACTCGAGGAAGTTTTCGATGACGTCGTGTCCCACGGCCGTGAGCACGCTCTCCGGGTGGAACTGGACGCACTCGATCGGGAACTCCCGGTGGCGGACGCCCATAACGAGTTCTGCACCGGCGTGTTCTGCCGTCGCCGTCACCTCGAAACAGTCCGGGACCTCGGTCGCGACGAGCGAGTGGTACCGTCCGGCGCGAAAGCCCTGCTCGAGTCCCTCGAAAACGCCGGTCCCGTCGTGCTCGACCGCGGACGCCTTCCCGTGGATCGGCTCCGGAGCGCGACCGACCGTGCCGCCGTAGGCGTAGACTGCCGCCTCGAGTCCCAGGCAGACGCCGAGCGTCGGCACTTCGGGGCTGATCTCGCGCAGGACGTCCATCGAGACGCCGATGTCGCGGTCGTTCTTCGGGTGTCCGGGGCCGGGACTGACCACGATGGCGTCCGGATCGATCGCTCGAACGTCCTCGAGCGAGGCCGTGTTCTTCACCACCTCGGTCTCGGTTCCCTCCTGCTGGCTGACGTACTCGACCAGATTGTACGTGAACGAATCGTAGTTGTCGACGAAGAGGATTCGACGCGCGTCGGCCCGCTGCTGGCGATCCGCTCCAGCGGCGCTCATCGGCTCACCTCCGGCGGCGTCTCGACCGGGTCGTCCGCAGAATCATCGTCGTACTCGATCGCCTCGAGTGCTGCCAGGACCCCGCCCATCTTCTTCTCGGTCTCCTCGTACTCGGCAGTCGGGTCGCTGTCGGCGACCAGTCCGGCGCCGGCCTGCACCGTGATCCGGTCGCGCTCGCGCTCAT
This DNA window, taken from Natronococcus sp. CG52, encodes the following:
- the trpG gene encoding anthranilate synthase component II, translated to MSAAGADRQQRADARRILFVDNYDSFTYNLVEYVSQQEGTETEVVKNTASLEDVRAIDPDAIVVSPGPGHPKNDRDIGVSMDVLREISPEVPTLGVCLGLEAAVYAYGGTVGRAPEPIHGKASAVEHDGTGVFEGLEQGFRAGRYHSLVATEVPDCFEVTATAEHAGAELVMGVRHREFPIECVQFHPESVLTAVGHDVIENFLESV